AATTGATCCTGCTGCAAAAATCCGTTTTTAATCATTTCCGCAACCGAAAGCACGAGGCGGTCGGCGTCGGGAAGCGCGTCGGGACCGATGAGGCGCACGATTTGCTGCAGGTGCTGTTCCCGTTTTAAAAGATCGAGCGCTCCGGTGCGCACCGACGACCACTCGGGGTTGTGGCGTTCCCACCAGCCCTTCACTTCGTCGGCATATTCGGAATACGAATCGATCCAGCCGATAGCCGGATAATGGCGCGCGTTTGCCAAATCCCGATCGAGCGCCCAAAAGCAGCGGATAAATCGCTTTGTGTGCTGAGTGACGGGCTCGGAAAAATCGCCTCCCGGAGGAGAAACCGCGCCGATAACGGAAACAGATCCTTCCCTCCCGCACAGCGAATTGATGCGTCCCGCCCGCTCGTAAAAACTTGCAAGTCGCGTCGGGAGGTAGGCGGGAAAGCCTTCTTCGGCAGGCATCTCTTCCATGCGGCCGGAAAGCTCGCGGAGCGCTTCCGCCCAGCGGCTCGTCGAATCGGCCATGATCGCGACCGCCATACCCATATCGCGGTAATATTCGGCGAGCGTGATGCCCGAATACAGCGACACTTCGCGCGCGGCAACGGGCATATTCGACGTATTTGCGATGAGGATCGTGCGTTCCATAATGGAACGTCCCGTCCGCGGATCGACGATTTCGGGGAATTCGGTGAGAACGTCGGTCATTTCGTTTCCGCGCTCTCCGCAGCCGATGTAGACGATGAGATCCGCGTCGCACCACTTTGCAATGGCATGCTGCGTCATCGTTTTGCCCGTACCGAAGCCGCCGGGGATAGCAGCCGTACCGCCCTTCGACAGCGGGAAAAACACGTCGATAACGCGGAGCCCCGTAACGAGGGGCTGGGATACCGTAAGCTTATCGGTATAGGGACGCGGAGTGCGAACCGGCCAATACTGCGAAAGTTTTATCTCTTCGTCCAATTCCGTCGTCGCAATGACGTCGTCGACGGTACAATCGCAGCTTCCTTTAAATGTTTTAAGCACGCGCCCGCGGATATAGGGCGGCACCATAATCGTATGCAAAACGGACGGCGTTTCCTGCACCGTCCCGAGCGCGGATCCCGGCGCTATCGGAGAGCCCTCCCCGATCGTTTTTCCGTCGGAAGTTTTTCCGGCATCGAAGTGCCAGGTCTTTTTCGTGTCGAGCGGTTCGGTGCGCTGACCCGGAAGCAAAAACGCAGTCCCGTCTTCGTACATCGATTCGAGCGGGCGCTGGATGCCGTCGTAAATCGTGCCGACAAGACCCGGCCCGAGCCTGAGCGACAGCGGACGTCCGTAGCTTACGATCTTTTCACCGACGCGCATACCTGTGTCGTCTTCGTAAACCTGAACGGTTGCTTTGCCTGTATTTTGCCTGATGATTTCGCCGATGAGTTTTTTTTCACCGACATCGACGACATCGTATAATCCGCATTCGTCGAGCCCCTCGGCAAAAACGATGGGGCCGGAGATGCGCGTAATTTTCCCTTCAACAGTCATGAATTAAACCTCCCGCCGAACAGAGCTTTGGCGAGTTCCGCGCGGTGTTCCGTTTCAAGCTCGCCGACAATTTGCGAAAGCGTCAGACGGCAGCGGATCGTTGTATCTTCCGTTTCGAGGATGATGCCCTCTTTAAATGTCAAACCGTCGATTCCTTCGTCGCCGCTCTTTTCGTACGCGACAGAGGTACAGGATACAAGCGGCACGCCTGCTTTTTTCAAAGCAGCTTCCGCGCGCGCGGCATCGAAGCCGAACACGAGCGCGTTCACTTTTTGCGAAGCGACAACCGCCTTATACGCGTTCCATCGGCGTACGGCGAGCGCGATACGCTTTTCCTCCCCCAGCGCGTCGAGGTACGAATCGATCGCTTTGACAATCGCGCCTTCGATAAACGAAACGAGAAAACGCTCTTTTTCAAGCGGGACGACGGCGTCTCTGTCGGCTTGATAGCTTTCCGTCTTTTTTTGATATTCGGCGGTTTTTTCTTCTTTTAATGTTTCGACGCGGCGCGCGACATCGGCGACGAGCGCTTTTCCGTCGCTGTCGGCTTTTGCCAAAATACGTTCCGCTTTTTTCCGTGCGTCCGTTTCGATTTCTTTGTCGAGAACTTCGGTCGAGCGTAATTCTTCCATAACAACAATCCTTTAAATTTTTACGCCGATTGCTTCCCCGATCGCTTCGGTAAGCGTTTTGCGCCCGCTCAAATGGCCTTCGAGACCGGGTATCTCTACGATAAGCGGATAGTCGGCCGTCTTTTGCCATTCGAGTTCTTCGTCTTGAATATACGAGGCGGCGCTTTCCGTGAGAATGAGGACGCGGGGAATCTTTTCAACGGGAACGGATACGGGACCGCCCCTGCCGGTAACGCGGTTAAACGATTCCAGCACTTCCTGCCGCGTTTCGGCTATTGCGCCGTCGACGCCGACAAGTCGGAATGCGAGAACCATTTCGCGTTCACCGATCACAAAATAGTTCAAATCGATGATCCTCGATCAGTTGATGATAAGGAATCCGATCAAAAAGCCCCAGAGGCAA
This Treponema socranskii subsp. buccale DNA region includes the following protein-coding sequences:
- a CDS encoding V-type ATP synthase subunit A, translating into MTVEGKITRISGPIVFAEGLDECGLYDVVDVGEKKLIGEIIRQNTGKATVQVYEDDTGMRVGEKIVSYGRPLSLRLGPGLVGTIYDGIQRPLESMYEDGTAFLLPGQRTEPLDTKKTWHFDAGKTSDGKTIGEGSPIAPGSALGTVQETPSVLHTIMVPPYIRGRVLKTFKGSCDCTVDDVIATTELDEEIKLSQYWPVRTPRPYTDKLTVSQPLVTGLRVIDVFFPLSKGGTAAIPGGFGTGKTMTQHAIAKWCDADLIVYIGCGERGNEMTDVLTEFPEIVDPRTGRSIMERTILIANTSNMPVAAREVSLYSGITLAEYYRDMGMAVAIMADSTSRWAEALRELSGRMEEMPAEEGFPAYLPTRLASFYERAGRINSLCGREGSVSVIGAVSPPGGDFSEPVTQHTKRFIRCFWALDRDLANARHYPAIGWIDSYSEYADEVKGWWERHNPEWSSVRTGALDLLKREQHLQQIVRLIGPDALPDADRLVLSVAEMIKNGFLQQDQFDEIDAYCVSKKQIAILVLIMDYYSEALALVKSGAPLVKLTGLPVREEIMRIKSKYTNDEADKIQDVKVHLENQLDELRRLYRRTGSV
- a CDS encoding V-type ATP synthase subunit F, which encodes MNYFVIGEREMVLAFRLVGVDGAIAETRQEVLESFNRVTGRGGPVSVPVEKIPRVLILTESAASYIQDEELEWQKTADYPLIVEIPGLEGHLSGRKTLTEAIGEAIGVKI